The following proteins come from a genomic window of Tepidiforma thermophila:
- a CDS encoding CAP domain-containing protein, whose product MAGFELARPGTFGGWLREWRPGRFLPLYAAALLAGAGLGIGFSVFAADAERVAPRGIVEGQAASVPLRPVAPSPEEIAPAQLPEPAVEDGMAFDPGPGALPMEFARALGAFGPWSEAAPATEESAPQPAAPAAPVRPAAAAPAPKPAAGNPPAAPAAAPAAPAAPAAPPAKPNFYVPQVSGGPATALELQLFELINAERVKAGLAPYVLDAGLTRIARTRSQQLIDQGYFGHVDPYGYSMYVELLAYFGYTSYAWAGENLAMNNYPAGQAAAVALEGLMNSPTHRANLLAGDFTRVGIGEITDAQGRHYFTMIFLG is encoded by the coding sequence ATGGCAGGGTTCGAGCTTGCGCGCCCGGGAACGTTCGGCGGCTGGCTGCGCGAGTGGCGGCCAGGGCGGTTTCTGCCGCTCTATGCGGCGGCGCTGCTGGCCGGCGCGGGACTGGGGATCGGCTTCTCGGTGTTCGCGGCGGATGCGGAGCGGGTGGCGCCGCGGGGCATCGTGGAGGGACAGGCGGCTTCCGTCCCGTTGCGGCCCGTCGCGCCGTCCCCGGAGGAAATCGCACCGGCGCAGCTCCCGGAGCCGGCGGTTGAGGATGGCATGGCCTTCGACCCGGGCCCCGGGGCGCTGCCGATGGAGTTCGCGCGGGCGCTGGGGGCATTCGGGCCGTGGAGCGAGGCGGCGCCGGCGACGGAGGAGTCAGCGCCCCAGCCGGCTGCACCTGCTGCGCCGGTCCGGCCCGCTGCTGCCGCACCTGCGCCGAAGCCGGCAGCCGGGAACCCGCCTGCTGCGCCCGCGGCCGCGCCGGCTGCGCCGGCCGCCCCAGCGGCGCCGCCCGCAAAGCCGAACTTTTACGTACCGCAGGTTTCGGGCGGGCCGGCGACGGCGCTGGAACTGCAGCTGTTCGAGCTGATCAATGCGGAGCGGGTGAAGGCCGGGCTGGCGCCGTATGTGCTCGATGCAGGCCTGACGCGGATTGCGCGGACCCGCTCGCAGCAGCTGATCGACCAGGGGTACTTCGGGCACGTGGACCCGTACGGGTATTCGATGTACGTGGAGCTGCTGGCGTACTTCGGCTACACGAGCTACGCGTGGGCAGGAGAGAACCTGGCGATGAACAACTACCCGGCCGGGCAGGCGGCAGCGGTGGCGCTGGAGGGGCTGATGAACAGCCCGACGCACCGGGCGAATCTGCTCGCGGGGGATTTCACGCGGGTGGGCATTGGTGAGATCACGGACGCGCAGGGGCGCCACTACTTCACGATGATCTTCCTCGGCTAG
- a CDS encoding helix-turn-helix domain-containing protein: MANIGHTLREARERRGLTIEQVAQETRISPRFLEALEAEEFDALPAPVYVRGFLRSYANFLRIDPQPLLDQLVGGEIGFPAGPAGYVGGPRPPGRPTTSRERTDPFRRAAGPPPAAGMGADDDERWAPEPAERGVRDAGPTPIAPPSYQGELNPDPYGFERGPAPYRRATGGVLLERPELPGQGGVPRGVLLALGAAMVAVVALAVAVVLGGGGDSDGTPAGGAPGEPTRAVTPAAVVPVGSPTPRTTGTAAASPTGTGTPAGTATATVTGTPGTGTPTVAAETTPGAAATPTQTPTTAPTPTVAPTATPTPFVPTPTPTPLPPRPSTLSACNLNLELGKCGPSPARVICFPPFPADLGVGSNSNWFVDVSGTYPLQPGWREVYVEYTVSVGPLIAAGQRGCQ, translated from the coding sequence ATGGCGAACATCGGGCATACGCTGCGTGAGGCGCGGGAGCGGCGCGGGCTGACCATCGAGCAGGTGGCGCAGGAGACGCGGATTTCGCCGCGGTTCCTGGAGGCGCTGGAGGCGGAGGAGTTCGACGCGCTGCCGGCGCCGGTCTATGTGCGGGGATTTCTGCGGTCGTACGCGAATTTCCTGCGGATCGACCCGCAGCCGCTGCTGGACCAGCTGGTTGGGGGAGAAATTGGGTTTCCCGCGGGACCGGCGGGCTACGTGGGCGGGCCGCGGCCGCCGGGGCGGCCGACCACGTCGCGCGAGCGGACGGACCCGTTCCGGCGGGCGGCAGGACCTCCGCCGGCAGCAGGGATGGGAGCCGATGACGACGAGCGCTGGGCGCCCGAGCCCGCAGAGCGGGGCGTGCGGGACGCCGGGCCGACGCCGATTGCGCCGCCGTCGTACCAGGGGGAACTGAATCCCGACCCGTACGGGTTCGAACGGGGGCCGGCGCCCTACCGGCGGGCGACCGGGGGTGTGCTGCTGGAGCGGCCGGAGCTGCCGGGGCAGGGCGGGGTGCCGCGCGGTGTGCTGCTGGCCCTGGGGGCTGCGATGGTGGCGGTGGTAGCGCTGGCCGTTGCGGTCGTGCTGGGGGGCGGGGGAGACAGTGACGGCACCCCTGCGGGGGGTGCGCCGGGCGAGCCGACGCGGGCCGTGACGCCGGCGGCGGTGGTTCCGGTGGGGTCGCCGACGCCGCGGACGACAGGGACGGCGGCAGCATCGCCGACCGGCACGGGCACGCCGGCGGGGACCGCGACGGCGACCGTGACCGGCACGCCGGGAACGGGCACGCCAACCGTGGCCGCGGAAACGACGCCGGGTGCGGCTGCGACGCCGACGCAGACGCCGACGACGGCGCCGACGCCGACTGTTGCACCGACTGCCACGCCGACGCCGTTCGTCCCGACGCCGACGCCCACGCCGCTGCCGCCGCGGCCGAGCACGTTGAGCGCGTGCAATCTGAACCTCGAACTGGGGAAGTGCGGGCCTTCGCCGGCGCGGGTGATTTGCTTCCCGCCGTTCCCGGCGGACCTCGGTGTTGGCTCGAACTCGAACTGGTTCGTGGACGTGAGCGGGACGTATCCGCTGCAGCCGGGATGGCGCGAGGTGTACGTGGAGTACACGGTGAGCGTCGGGCCGCTCATCGCCGCCGGGCAGCGGGGCTGCCAGTGA
- a CDS encoding class F sortase, translating to MRILPYAAVFTFVAGISLLAVGWAYSPAEAPSAPVTVVGFDVRPTLTPTPTASPTAVPSPTPTPTPFDGKIARMVAPSLGIDHAIEEIGLLPNNQLDTPHDGVNKVGWYYIYDKPGFGRNAVFSAHVNYNFKPGPFANLYKAKPGDRITIQMENGPAYVYEVFFFQRYDVNTIPMGDLIAGVVNGTPRPDGEEWITLITCGGRFVATQPNGLGEYLDRDVVVARRIQ from the coding sequence ATGCGCATCCTCCCGTACGCCGCGGTCTTCACCTTCGTCGCCGGCATCAGCCTCCTCGCCGTCGGCTGGGCATACTCCCCTGCCGAAGCACCGTCCGCGCCCGTAACCGTCGTGGGCTTCGACGTCCGTCCGACACTTACCCCAACCCCGACAGCCAGCCCCACCGCCGTCCCGAGCCCGACGCCCACCCCGACCCCCTTCGACGGCAAAATCGCCCGCATGGTTGCACCGTCCCTCGGCATCGACCACGCCATCGAAGAGATCGGCCTCCTCCCCAACAACCAGCTCGATACCCCCCACGACGGCGTCAACAAGGTCGGCTGGTACTACATCTACGACAAGCCCGGTTTCGGCAGGAACGCCGTCTTCTCCGCGCACGTCAACTACAACTTCAAACCCGGCCCCTTCGCCAACCTCTACAAAGCGAAGCCCGGCGACCGCATCACCATCCAAATGGAAAACGGCCCCGCCTACGTCTACGAGGTCTTCTTCTTCCAGCGGTACGACGTGAACACCATCCCCATGGGCGACCTCATCGCAGGCGTGGTCAACGGCACCCCGAGGCCCGATGGCGAAGAGTGGATAACCCTCATCACCTGCGGCGGCCGCTTCGTCGCCACCCAGCCCAACGGCCTCGGCGAATACCTCGACCGCGACGTCGTCGTCGCCCGGCGTATCCAGTAA
- a CDS encoding class F sortase yields MQSARNLAVAVFVLGLALLVVGVACNSSSASDQPAPSPTPEPTATATSTPTPRPSPTATPTPFAGKVARLKIPRFGVDAPIEELGIDSTNALETPKAENTAVGWYSIYDRPGWGGNAIFSAHVYYHSKPAPFVNLAKAQPGDLVIVVMEDGTEYRYEVFSNTRYHRDTIPMGEIIDAPQKADYDEWVTLITCGGELDDTGLEYLHRDVVVAKRIWQ; encoded by the coding sequence GTGCAGTCTGCCCGAAACCTCGCCGTTGCCGTTTTCGTGCTTGGCCTCGCACTCCTCGTCGTCGGCGTCGCCTGCAACAGCAGCAGCGCCAGCGACCAGCCCGCACCCAGCCCAACCCCCGAGCCCACCGCAACCGCTACCTCGACCCCGACGCCGCGCCCCAGCCCCACTGCCACGCCCACACCCTTCGCCGGCAAGGTCGCCCGCCTCAAGATCCCCCGCTTCGGCGTCGATGCCCCCATCGAGGAGCTCGGCATCGACTCCACCAACGCCCTCGAAACCCCGAAGGCCGAAAATACCGCCGTCGGCTGGTACTCCATCTACGACCGGCCCGGCTGGGGCGGCAACGCCATCTTCAGCGCCCACGTCTACTACCACTCCAAACCGGCGCCGTTCGTCAACCTCGCCAAAGCCCAGCCCGGCGACCTCGTCATCGTCGTCATGGAAGACGGCACCGAGTATCGCTACGAAGTGTTCTCCAATACCCGCTACCACCGCGACACCATCCCCATGGGCGAAATCATCGACGCCCCCCAGAAGGCCGACTACGACGAATGGGTGACCCTCATCACCTGCGGCGGCGAACTCGACGACACCGGCCTCGAATACCTCCACCGCGACGTCGTCGTCGCGAAACGCATCTGGCAGTAA
- a CDS encoding IPT/TIG domain-containing protein, translating to MLTSSGLPARLLLPAALAALVLLLLLGGSRPARALAEGDVSFTVTQSPAAPATVQVGSEVTFTVTANVAVSPGVPPLLFELTYPAALLFVEGFSDPPSVTCVDNTPIAGTVRCSYGPVSDGDLVVLTLRFTITADATTSAANAVMRAGPSDGAPDSAADGNDAFVGAGTLTVFAASMFTAAGSASPPATFERASLTYTATLLNNSGTATGPFTATVDLPNAIVQGVTCSSGTGSYAGSQAVCTDATLADGETLTITTTLRPENTASGDDIAPVISAPALGISGVTLPAITVHEVGLQRTSGAPAVDSPITVCTAAVPTDDPDTAAAGAAQPANAALMVGAPSAQPLLQLGDFIVSGPGDGTVSPASGCGANQSGVTFTPSAPGTYTITAKYNVGGTNDLAIEVPGAPNPLPVLTSISPSSAVAGSGPVTVALTGSGFVAASEVRWNGTPLASVTFNSSTSLTAVVPAANLTAPGTFSVTVFNPAPGGGTSAPQTFTVTAAASKLAFTTQPGNGVAGQPLAVQPIVAVQTDAGATVTSDNTTVVTLAVSGGAALTCTGGLSKTVAAGVAAFSGCAVTPAGTGYILTATASPPLTPATSAPFDVTAAPPTATPQLTFPAVAGPVPRSRLAFRVESGTLAPTQVRLVIRRASDGKYWNATSAAWQNDPVQNVMTAAGSARWELPITGIDRRAFRDTAVTIEAFATAGGTEYRSAATANLSVR from the coding sequence GTGCTCACCTCCAGCGGCCTCCCCGCGCGCCTCCTCCTGCCGGCCGCTCTCGCCGCGCTCGTCCTCCTCCTGCTCCTGGGGGGCTCGCGGCCGGCCCGCGCCCTCGCCGAAGGTGACGTCAGCTTCACCGTCACCCAGTCGCCTGCGGCCCCCGCCACCGTCCAGGTCGGCTCCGAGGTCACCTTCACCGTCACCGCCAACGTCGCCGTTAGCCCCGGCGTCCCGCCGCTCCTCTTCGAACTCACCTACCCCGCCGCCCTGCTCTTCGTCGAAGGGTTTTCCGACCCCCCTTCCGTTACCTGCGTGGACAACACCCCCATCGCCGGAACCGTCCGCTGCAGTTACGGGCCTGTCTCCGACGGGGACCTCGTCGTCCTCACCCTCCGCTTCACCATCACCGCTGACGCCACCACATCTGCCGCGAATGCCGTCATGCGTGCCGGCCCATCCGACGGCGCACCCGACTCCGCCGCCGACGGCAACGATGCCTTCGTCGGCGCCGGCACCCTCACCGTGTTTGCCGCCTCGATGTTCACCGCGGCCGGCTCTGCATCACCGCCCGCCACCTTCGAACGCGCCTCCCTCACCTACACCGCCACACTCCTGAACAACTCCGGCACCGCCACCGGCCCGTTCACCGCGACCGTCGACCTTCCCAACGCCATCGTACAGGGCGTGACATGCTCCTCGGGCACCGGCAGCTACGCCGGCAGCCAGGCCGTCTGCACCGACGCCACCCTCGCCGACGGCGAAACGCTCACCATCACCACCACCCTCCGTCCCGAGAACACCGCCAGCGGCGACGACATCGCCCCGGTCATCTCCGCTCCCGCCCTCGGCATCTCCGGCGTCACGCTGCCCGCCATCACCGTGCACGAAGTCGGTCTCCAGCGCACCTCCGGCGCCCCCGCGGTCGACTCGCCGATTACCGTCTGCACCGCCGCTGTCCCCACCGACGACCCGGACACCGCCGCCGCCGGGGCGGCCCAGCCCGCCAATGCCGCCCTGATGGTCGGCGCCCCCTCAGCCCAACCCCTCCTCCAGCTCGGCGACTTCATCGTGTCCGGCCCCGGCGACGGCACCGTATCCCCCGCTTCCGGCTGCGGCGCGAACCAGTCCGGCGTCACCTTTACCCCCTCAGCGCCCGGCACCTACACCATCACCGCTAAGTACAACGTCGGCGGCACCAACGACCTGGCCATCGAAGTCCCCGGTGCCCCCAACCCGCTGCCCGTGCTGACTTCCATCAGCCCGTCGAGCGCCGTCGCCGGCTCCGGCCCGGTCACCGTGGCGCTGACCGGCTCCGGCTTCGTCGCCGCCAGCGAAGTCCGCTGGAACGGCACCCCGCTCGCGTCCGTCACCTTCAACTCGTCCACCAGCCTCACCGCCGTCGTCCCCGCCGCAAACCTCACCGCGCCCGGCACCTTCTCCGTGACCGTATTCAACCCGGCCCCCGGCGGCGGCACCTCCGCCCCGCAGACCTTCACCGTCACCGCAGCCGCCAGCAAGCTCGCCTTCACCACCCAGCCCGGCAACGGTGTCGCCGGCCAGCCGCTGGCCGTGCAGCCCATCGTCGCCGTGCAAACCGACGCCGGCGCAACCGTCACCTCCGACAACACCACCGTCGTTACCCTTGCCGTCTCCGGCGGGGCCGCACTGACCTGCACCGGCGGCCTTTCGAAGACCGTCGCGGCCGGGGTGGCCGCCTTCTCCGGCTGCGCCGTCACCCCCGCCGGCACCGGCTACATCCTGACCGCAACCGCCTCGCCGCCGCTCACGCCGGCCACCAGCGCCCCCTTCGATGTCACGGCTGCGCCGCCCACCGCGACCCCCCAGCTCACCTTCCCGGCCGTCGCCGGCCCCGTCCCGCGCTCCCGCCTCGCCTTCCGCGTCGAATCCGGCACCCTCGCGCCGACGCAGGTCCGCCTGGTCATCCGCCGCGCCTCCGACGGCAAGTACTGGAACGCAACGTCCGCCGCCTGGCAGAACGACCCCGTCCAGAACGTCATGACCGCCGCCGGTTCCGCCCGCTGGGAGCTGCCCATCACCGGCATCGACCGCCGCGCCTTCCGGGACACTGCCGTCACCATCGAAGCCTTCGCCACCGCCGGCGGCACCGAATACCGCAGCGCTGCCACCGCCAACCTCAGCGTGAGGTAA
- a CDS encoding NAD-dependent epimerase/dehydratase family protein has translation MRILVTGGAGFIGSHIVDAFVEAGHDVAVVDNLSTGRRSNVNREARLYEVDIHAREFERIVADFRPEVISHHAAQASVKVGQADPVHDLEVNGGGTARVCALAIQYGVRKIVYASSGGTVYGEPQTLPVPEGHPIAPRSNYGASKYVGELYVELAARTAGIEFTTFRYGNAFGPRQDPHGEAGVVAIFTGLMLAGQPCTIDGDGEQRKDYLYVADVARANLLALEAGNGLVANIGTGVGTTVNEIYRVLSEATGNTVPPRHGPPRPGDVRNFWLDCTRAREVLGWQPEVSFEEGIRRTVEAFRAAAGAR, from the coding sequence ATGCGCATCCTCGTCACCGGCGGCGCCGGCTTCATCGGCTCCCACATCGTCGATGCCTTCGTCGAAGCCGGCCATGACGTCGCTGTCGTCGACAACCTCTCCACCGGCCGCCGCTCCAACGTCAACCGCGAAGCACGCCTCTACGAGGTCGATATCCACGCCCGCGAGTTCGAGCGCATCGTCGCCGACTTCCGCCCCGAGGTCATCAGCCACCACGCCGCCCAGGCCAGCGTCAAAGTCGGCCAGGCCGACCCCGTCCATGACCTCGAAGTCAACGGAGGCGGCACCGCCCGCGTCTGCGCCCTCGCCATCCAGTACGGCGTCCGCAAAATCGTCTACGCCTCCTCCGGCGGCACCGTCTACGGCGAGCCGCAAACCCTCCCCGTCCCCGAAGGCCACCCCATCGCGCCCCGCTCCAACTACGGCGCCTCGAAGTACGTCGGCGAACTCTACGTCGAACTCGCCGCCCGCACCGCCGGCATCGAATTCACCACCTTCCGCTACGGCAACGCCTTCGGCCCCCGGCAGGACCCCCACGGCGAGGCCGGCGTCGTCGCCATCTTCACCGGCCTGATGCTCGCCGGCCAGCCCTGCACCATCGACGGCGATGGCGAGCAGCGCAAGGACTACCTCTACGTCGCCGATGTCGCCCGCGCCAACCTCCTCGCCCTCGAAGCCGGCAACGGCCTCGTCGCGAACATCGGCACCGGCGTCGGCACCACCGTCAACGAAATCTACCGCGTCCTCTCCGAAGCCACCGGCAACACTGTTCCCCCGCGCCACGGCCCGCCCCGCCCCGGCGACGTCCGCAACTTCTGGCTCGATTGCACCCGCGCCCGCGAAGTCCTCGGCTGGCAGCCCGAGGTCAGCTTCGAAGAGGGCATCCGCCGCACCGTCGAAGCCTTCCGCGCCGCGGCCGGCGCCCGCTGA
- a CDS encoding CaiB/BaiF CoA transferase family protein: MATGPLQGVKVLEFSQIIAGPFCGMHLADMGAQVTKFEPLEGEPWRVFVELVPKESRTFASLNRGKRGVAMDMTRPEAQEVIHRLVRDADVVVINYRPGVAEQLRIDYETLRAINPRLIYCENTAYGRYGPLAHRGGYDLVVQAMTGLMAGEAKMQGDVPTYIYPAVADYATGIQMANAICAALFYRERTGKGQRIDCTLMGTAIAMQTSQFTWIRAFDEEVIPPMLAELQQARAEMKSFAEQVAVHNKYRPAAAGNIYYRVYQTKDGFIAVGALSQSLRLKVLAATGLRDPRFREDGSFEMNPPGWEVEGPKLVQEAEALFRTKTTEEWAEILERHGVPAGPLYFIEELFDHPQTLANGLQVELEHPLLGPYKMVGPPFQMSEARLAAQGPSPMLGEHTDEVLAEAGLGAEEIAALRSAGVVR; this comes from the coding sequence ATGGCAACCGGACCGCTGCAGGGCGTCAAGGTACTCGAGTTTTCGCAGATCATCGCCGGGCCGTTTTGCGGGATGCACCTGGCCGACATGGGGGCACAGGTCACGAAGTTCGAGCCGCTGGAAGGGGAGCCGTGGCGGGTGTTCGTGGAGCTGGTGCCGAAGGAGTCGCGGACCTTCGCGAGCCTGAACCGCGGGAAGCGGGGCGTGGCGATGGATATGACGCGGCCGGAGGCGCAGGAGGTGATCCACCGCCTGGTGCGCGACGCGGATGTGGTGGTGATCAACTATCGCCCGGGCGTGGCCGAACAGCTGCGGATCGACTACGAGACGCTGCGGGCGATCAATCCGCGGCTGATCTACTGCGAGAACACGGCGTACGGGCGATACGGGCCGCTGGCGCACCGGGGCGGCTACGACCTGGTGGTGCAGGCGATGACCGGCCTGATGGCGGGCGAAGCGAAGATGCAGGGCGACGTGCCGACGTACATCTACCCGGCGGTTGCGGACTACGCGACGGGGATCCAGATGGCTAACGCCATCTGCGCGGCGCTGTTTTACCGGGAGCGGACCGGGAAGGGGCAGCGCATCGACTGCACGCTGATGGGGACGGCGATTGCGATGCAGACGAGCCAGTTCACATGGATCCGGGCGTTCGACGAGGAGGTTATCCCGCCGATGCTCGCGGAGCTGCAGCAGGCGCGGGCGGAGATGAAGAGCTTCGCGGAGCAGGTGGCGGTGCATAACAAGTACCGGCCGGCGGCCGCGGGGAACATTTACTACCGGGTGTACCAGACGAAGGACGGGTTCATCGCGGTGGGGGCGCTGAGCCAGTCGCTGCGGCTGAAGGTGCTGGCGGCGACGGGGCTTCGGGACCCGCGGTTCCGCGAGGACGGGAGTTTCGAGATGAATCCGCCGGGATGGGAGGTGGAAGGCCCGAAGCTGGTGCAAGAGGCGGAAGCGCTGTTCCGGACGAAGACCACGGAGGAGTGGGCGGAGATCCTTGAGCGGCACGGCGTGCCTGCCGGGCCGCTGTACTTCATCGAAGAGCTGTTCGACCACCCGCAGACGCTGGCGAACGGGCTGCAGGTGGAGCTGGAGCACCCGCTGCTGGGGCCGTACAAGATGGTGGGGCCGCCGTTCCAGATGTCGGAGGCGCGGCTGGCGGCGCAGGGGCCGAGCCCGATGCTGGGCGAGCACACGGATGAGGTGCTGGCGGAGGCAGGGCTGGGCGCAGAGGAGATTGCGGCACTGAGGTCGGCGGGCGTGGTGCGGTAG
- a CDS encoding MarR family winged helix-turn-helix transcriptional regulator translates to MGGGDGGTDRTKREFPRSRLEERAAAWVAEGGLDEATFFAAYDLNSAGQLLLSALNQATQRAIGLTYEAWRILWLLELVQSSEPRRLAHTLWLSRPAVTAALNRLEELGYITRQRAANDRRLVVVEATAAGREAARRGREAYVQLVGQFFEGFSREERTALSRLARAFWRLNYETARRAGMEPKVRPAVVALPQEERTEGTGGGEQAGG, encoded by the coding sequence ATGGGCGGAGGGGACGGCGGCACGGACCGGACGAAGCGGGAGTTCCCGCGCTCGCGGCTCGAGGAGCGGGCCGCGGCATGGGTTGCCGAGGGCGGGCTGGACGAGGCGACCTTCTTCGCGGCCTACGACCTGAACTCGGCGGGGCAGCTCTTGCTGAGCGCGCTGAACCAGGCGACGCAACGGGCAATCGGGCTGACGTACGAGGCGTGGCGGATCCTGTGGCTGCTCGAACTGGTTCAGAGCAGCGAGCCGCGGCGGCTCGCGCACACGCTCTGGCTGAGCCGGCCGGCGGTCACAGCTGCGCTGAATCGGCTGGAGGAGCTGGGCTACATCACCCGACAGCGTGCGGCGAATGACCGGCGGCTGGTGGTGGTGGAGGCCACGGCGGCCGGGCGTGAGGCGGCGCGCCGGGGACGGGAGGCCTACGTGCAGCTGGTGGGGCAGTTCTTCGAGGGCTTCAGCAGGGAGGAGCGGACGGCGCTCTCGCGGCTGGCGCGGGCATTCTGGCGGCTGAACTACGAGACGGCGCGCCGGGCGGGCATGGAGCCGAAGGTGCGGCCGGCGGTGGTTGCGCTGCCGCAGGAGGAGCGCACGGAGGGGACGGGCGGAGGCGAGCAGGCGGGGGGCTAG
- a CDS encoding universal stress protein has protein sequence MAENGPILIPLDGSSLAEHALVDAAWLRRITGLPVRLIHVMEHDGTPEERQHAAEKFREYATAQAEKHGLGEVTCDVVVGPPAKEILQASETASYIVIATHGRGGFKAMILGSVADKVIRGAKVPVLVEPGTEAPEPPGNGRPILVALDGSEEAERGLSLARELAAKAELPLVLLRAYSVPPPAGIEFSYYPADLSATLEAAAREYLQATAKPGERTVLVQGDAATAVLEVADRENASLIVMTSTGKGVLKRLALGSTTDRVVHSTHRPVLVVPTHHD, from the coding sequence ATGGCAGAGAACGGACCGATTCTGATCCCGCTCGACGGTTCGAGCCTTGCGGAGCATGCGCTCGTGGATGCTGCGTGGCTGCGACGGATTACGGGGCTGCCGGTGCGGCTGATCCATGTGATGGAGCACGACGGGACGCCGGAAGAGCGGCAGCATGCGGCGGAGAAGTTCCGGGAGTACGCGACGGCGCAGGCTGAGAAGCACGGGCTGGGCGAGGTGACGTGCGACGTGGTCGTTGGGCCGCCTGCGAAGGAGATTCTGCAGGCGTCGGAGACGGCGTCGTACATCGTCATTGCGACGCACGGGCGGGGCGGCTTCAAGGCGATGATTCTCGGGAGCGTGGCGGACAAGGTGATCCGGGGCGCGAAGGTGCCGGTGCTGGTGGAGCCGGGGACCGAGGCGCCGGAGCCGCCCGGGAACGGGAGGCCGATTCTCGTGGCGCTGGACGGTTCGGAGGAGGCCGAGCGGGGGCTGTCGCTTGCGCGGGAGCTGGCGGCGAAGGCGGAGCTGCCGCTGGTGCTGCTGCGGGCGTACAGCGTGCCGCCGCCGGCGGGGATTGAGTTTTCGTACTACCCGGCGGACCTTTCGGCGACGCTGGAAGCAGCGGCACGCGAGTATCTGCAGGCGACAGCAAAGCCGGGCGAGCGGACGGTGCTGGTCCAGGGCGATGCCGCGACGGCAGTTCTCGAGGTCGCGGACCGGGAGAACGCCAGCCTGATTGTGATGACCTCGACGGGCAAAGGCGTGCTGAAGCGGCTGGCGCTGGGCAGCACGACCGACCGGGTGGTGCACAGCACGCATCGGCCGGTGCTGGTGGTGCCCACGCACCACGACTGA
- a CDS encoding Mov34/MPN/PAD-1 family protein, with amino-acid sequence MAIAIRLTRAQLDQMIAHALEDAPIEACGLIAARNGVVTEIRRARNAENSPYRFSIDPLETRRHEEAIDAAGAELAGFYHSHTGSPPIPSPTDIRMMGPFFGPPFVHFVIGVADRANPEVRAWYIQDGQPIEQEFEILPG; translated from the coding sequence GTGGCCATCGCCATCCGCCTCACCAGGGCGCAGCTCGACCAGATGATCGCCCACGCCCTCGAAGACGCCCCCATCGAAGCCTGCGGCCTCATCGCCGCCCGCAACGGCGTCGTCACCGAAATCCGCCGCGCCCGCAACGCCGAAAACAGCCCCTACCGCTTCTCCATCGACCCCCTCGAAACCCGCCGCCACGAAGAGGCCATCGATGCCGCCGGCGCAGAGCTCGCCGGCTTCTACCATTCCCACACCGGCTCGCCGCCCATCCCCAGCCCCACCGACATCCGCATGATGGGCCCATTCTTCGGCCCGCCCTTCGTCCACTTCGTCATCGGCGTTGCCGACCGCGCCAACCCGGAGGTCCGCGCCTGGTACATCCAGGACGGCCAGCCGATCGAGCAGGAGTTCGAAATCCTCCCCGGATGA
- the folP gene encoding dihydropteroate synthase — translation MTTARPVSWPLARTYRAPATVIRGREFRWGARTYVMGIINVTPDSFSGDGVNADPGAAAALACRFEAEGADILDIGAESSRPGAQELDPAEELRRLLPCLRAVRAATGLPISVDTYHASVAEAALEAGADAVNDIWGLRRDPAMAAVVASAGCPLIAMHNQRGRTFRDVAGDIAAGFEATLAIASGAGIPPERIILDPGFGFGWTPEQNLEMLRRLPELWRFDLPLLVGTSRKSTIGLVLHAPVDRRLEGTAATVAFSIAAGADIVRVHDVAAMVRVARMTDAIARAGWRQPPAP, via the coding sequence ATGACCACCGCCCGGCCTGTCTCCTGGCCCCTCGCGCGCACCTACCGCGCACCCGCCACCGTCATCCGCGGCCGCGAATTCCGCTGGGGCGCCCGCACGTACGTCATGGGCATCATCAACGTCACCCCCGACTCCTTCAGCGGCGACGGCGTCAATGCCGACCCTGGCGCTGCCGCAGCCCTCGCCTGCCGCTTCGAGGCCGAGGGCGCCGACATCCTCGATATCGGCGCCGAATCCTCCCGTCCCGGCGCGCAGGAACTCGACCCCGCCGAGGAACTCCGCCGCCTCCTCCCCTGCCTCCGCGCGGTGCGCGCCGCCACGGGGCTCCCCATCTCCGTCGATACCTACCACGCCTCCGTCGCCGAAGCCGCGCTCGAGGCCGGCGCCGACGCCGTTAACGACATCTGGGGCCTCCGCCGCGACCCTGCCATGGCCGCCGTCGTCGCCAGCGCAGGCTGCCCCCTCATCGCCATGCACAACCAGCGCGGCCGCACCTTCCGCGATGTTGCCGGTGACATCGCCGCTGGCTTCGAGGCCACCCTTGCCATCGCCTCCGGCGCGGGCATCCCCCCGGAACGCATCATCCTCGACCCCGGCTTCGGCTTCGGCTGGACCCCCGAGCAGAACCTCGAGATGCTCCGCCGTCTTCCCGAGCTCTGGCGCTTTGACCTGCCCCTCCTCGTCGGCACCTCCCGGAAGTCCACCATCGGCCTCGTCCTCCATGCGCCGGTCGACCGGCGGCTCGAAGGCACCGCCGCCACCGTCGCCTTTAGCATCGCCGCCGGCGCCGATATCGTCCGCGTCCACGATGTCGCCGCCATGGTCCGCGTCGCCCGCATGACCGACGCCATCGCCCGCGCCGGCTGGCGCCAGCCCCCAGCCCCGTGA